Proteins from one Sulfurovum sp. TSL1 genomic window:
- the mgtE gene encoding magnesium transporter encodes MNEDFLQKLYTLEQHIQHYNEGIDIGVHPFDIADLLIEIREINEDTYMASLNKLPSTLLAEVLVELPKSFQEELYTHYGPKKLAKLTESLDTDDAAVLIQHIEEVDEEKADAIMSNLSDEDRDTIEELISYQDHEAGSYMQTEVFEAHVDETIGASIHRLKKMKANREIDNVHHVFVVSDKRKFVGMIPLEDLILHGPKELYRDVIEEGMITISVDPHDEIKNVIETVVNYDLSVIAVVNQRGILMGRITADDIYDIIEEGATEQIYNLAGVNDTAEQEESIWKIGRARGVWLGVNLLTAIAASLVIGLFDATLQSLVALAILMPIVASMGGNAGTQTLTVTVRQMALGDIEADEAKKTIFKEVFISLMNGVVYAVTMGLIAYIWFQIPMLGIVIGMAMIVNLLSAGFFGAVIPLTLKKFGVDPAIGSTVLLTTVTDVVGFFSFLGLATIILL; translated from the coding sequence ATGAATGAAGATTTTTTACAAAAATTATATACGTTAGAACAACATATACAGCACTATAATGAGGGAATAGACATTGGGGTACACCCTTTTGATATCGCTGATCTGCTCATAGAGATCAGAGAAATCAATGAAGATACCTATATGGCATCTTTAAATAAACTTCCAAGTACACTTTTAGCCGAAGTACTTGTCGAATTGCCAAAATCCTTCCAGGAAGAGCTCTATACACATTACGGTCCTAAAAAACTTGCAAAACTGACTGAATCGCTCGATACGGATGATGCAGCGGTTTTGATACAACACATTGAAGAAGTGGATGAAGAAAAAGCAGATGCTATCATGTCCAATCTTTCAGATGAGGACAGGGATACGATAGAAGAACTGATCTCATACCAAGACCATGAAGCCGGCTCTTACATGCAGACAGAAGTTTTTGAAGCACATGTGGATGAAACCATTGGTGCTTCCATACATCGTCTCAAAAAGATGAAAGCGAACAGAGAGATAGACAATGTCCATCATGTATTTGTTGTTTCAGATAAGAGAAAGTTTGTCGGTATGATACCTCTGGAAGATCTTATTCTTCATGGACCGAAAGAACTCTACAGGGATGTCATCGAAGAAGGAATGATCACCATTTCTGTAGATCCGCATGATGAGATAAAAAATGTGATCGAAACGGTAGTCAACTATGACCTCAGTGTGATCGCCGTAGTGAATCAAAGGGGAATCCTCATGGGTCGTATCACTGCGGATGACATCTATGATATCATCGAGGAAGGTGCAACAGAACAGATCTATAACCTTGCAGGTGTTAATGATACAGCGGAACAAGAAGAGAGCATATGGAAGATCGGACGGGCAAGAGGAGTCTGGCTGGGGGTAAACCTTTTAACGGCGATTGCCGCATCCCTGGTCATCGGACTTTTTGATGCGACACTTCAATCCCTGGTCGCACTTGCCATTTTAATGCCGATCGTTGCTTCCATGGGAGGCAATGCCGGAACACAGACACTGACGGTAACAGTAAGACAGATGGCACTGGGAGATATAGAAGCAGATGAGGCAAAAAAGACCATTTTTAAAGAGGTCTTCATCTCCCTGATGAATGGCGTTGTGTATGCTGTGACCATGGGCCTGATCGCTTATATCTGGTTCCAAATTCCTATGCTTGGTATCGTCATAGGTATGGCTATGATAGTGAATCTTTTGTCTGCCGGATTTTTCGGTGCAGTCATTCCCCTGACCCTCAAAAAATTCGGTGTAGACCCGGCCATAGGCTCTACTGTGCTTTTAACAACAGTAACCGATGTAGTAGGGTTTTTCAGCTTTCTTGGGCTTGCAACGATCATATTATTATAA